The region CTTGCGACCTTCAGCAGCCATCCCAATGGCTGCACCCACAATGCCCTGTTCCGTTAAGGGGGTGTTGAAGACTCTGTCCGCACCAAACTCAGCCTGTAGCCCGGTTGTGCAGCGAAAGACGCCTCCGAACGCAACATCTTCACCGAAGCAGAGTACCTTGTTCGATGTTCTCAGAGCGGTCGCTAGAGCGTCATTGACAGCTTGGAACAGGTTCATCCGTTTTGATGGCCCTTCATGGGGAAGACCTGTATTTTGAAACGTCTGCGAAGTATGATGAAGCAGGGGTGTTGTTTTGAAGTCGATTGGCAGATTCAGCTGCCGTGGCTTCACATTCACGCTGGTCGCATATCCTCGACATTGGCGAGTAAATGTCCTGGCACAGGCAGTCATGGTTTGTATCGTCTATGGGAATGCGAGACAACCTGGGATGGCTGGCTGTTTGACGCCTGCAGTGGGTATATGGACAGCCTCCGCATTATCAGGCAGGAACAGGGTCCATCGGTTAGACGCGGTGAAGCTACGAGTAGATCATGCATACTAATCCTTTGAACTGACAGTCGGGGACTCATTGCCCAACTTCGTCTTGTCCCCTGCTGCACGCCATCCCCTTTTGGTTCGGACAATTAGCTGCTTATCGCAGGAATCGGCAAGAACAGCATATACGCCGACCCGACGGGCCGACATCTGCCTTACGAGTACTTAGACCGACCTTCTAGGCCGTCTTACCAGCCGCTATTTCTCCTGCATGACCAGCAACATGCCGTATTGGACACACCTCATCCGCTTTGTTGCCGTCGAAGATGGGGAGACCCATCTGGGCCAGCTGGTCGACAGCAGCCGCGATATCGGAGAGGACTCTATAAGTGAGGTCCCCATTAAAGCATTCAGAATCGAAGGATCAGTCCACGGGGGACGAGTTACCGAGGAAGTGCTGCAGGTGTCTAGAGTATGTCTGAATGGGCCCAATATTCAGCCTATCCGATCGAGTCATTGACAAGATAGCTCCTATCTCCAATTGATCCCCAAGAGTGCTCGTATATCCGATGCATAGGCCTGAATTATAAAAAGCATGCACAGGtaacttcttctcctttaACCAGTGGTAGATGAGGGCTAACCTACAATAGGAAGCCAGTATTGCAATCCCCGATGTCCCGGCCCTCTTCAGCAAACCTCGCACGGCCATCGCGGACCCCTTCCCTGGAACTATCAAGATCCCCAAGTTCGCACAAGATGGTACTAGCGACTATGAAGCTGAACTGGTAGTTGTGATTGGAAAATCTGCCCGGGACATCACCGCCGAGGCGGCACCTGCTTATATTCTGGGATACACCGTGGCGAACGACGTTTCAGCCCGAGCAACGCAAATGAAAAGCGCGATGCCTAGTTTCTCCAAAGGGCTGGATTCCAGCTGTCCACTAGGTAAGTTTAAAGATGTGTTCAATGGAGCTTTCCCTAACAAGAACCCGACAGGCCCTGTTTTGGTGTCGAGTGAGGCGCTCACGAACCCGCAGAGCCTTTCAGTTAAGACCATCTACAATGGAAAGACAATGCAGGATGGAAGCACGAGTGACATGATCTTCAGTGTCTACGAGCTCGTGTCATATCTTTCGCAGGGCACAACTCTAGAGCCTGGCACGATTCTGTTGACCGGGACTCCAGAGGGGATAGGTTATTTCCGATCACCAAGGGTCTTTTtgggcgatggcgacgagATTCGGATTTCCATTGATGGCATTGGGACCCTGGTGAATAAAATTGAGTATGAATAATTAAACCCTTTGTTTAACCatctgctgcttctggtcTGGGGTTGGACGGTATGTCAGGTTTCTGGTACAATAAACACCGCATAGCTTAAACGACGATAGGCATTATGTTCAGTACTTCTAACAGCTCGATTATTTACACAGTAGTTACAAATATCCCATGACACCCGGCATGATCTCCTGTACGATGGCTGCTAGCTCATCCCAAACCCTCTTCTGCGCTGCCATACCATCCGAACTGCGTACAAACGCAGACAGGTTATCATTCTCAACAACTCCATCCGTCATATACATCCCATGAGACTCCTTCCCCGCAgaacccccagcaacaagcgTCCGACTGCCAACCTCCGTAGTACGCGCAAGAACCATCTTGAGAAGATTCATCTGCAGACTCGTCAAACCGCTCGCATTCCTCCCAAGCTGCGAATGGCAAAAGCCCGGGTTCACCATGTTAACAACAACAGACCCGTCACCACTCATGCGGGAGACCAATTCACGCAGCGCAAGAATAGCAACCAGTTTAGAGGTTGGATAGCGCTCGCCCATACGCGCattctcttcatcatccaacGCAGGAAATATGCCTCGAGGACTCTGCCATTCCGGGAATTTCGACCAGGCGTGGACCTCGCTAACAACGACAGACAGACGCGGGGTGGGAGCGGCAGGATAATCCCTAGCCGTTTGACGCAGCTTCGGCAATAGAAGAATACCAAGCAGCACAGTCGAAATAACATTAACAGTAATCGTGCGCTCATGGCCACCTGCCGATTCAAAGTTCTGGGTGGCTATGGCGGCGTTTTCAATCACCGCGTCTAGACGCGGGAGCTTCTGTGCGCGCTCGGCAAAAGACACCACGGAGTCATAGTCGGATAGATCTAGCTGCCATACTTCGACGGCGTTGTGCCGGCCCGTGGAGGACTCGATGTCTTGACGGGCTGCTTCGCCGGCGGAGATATTGCGCACGCCTAGGATGACCTTGCTGGCGCCGAGGCGGGCGATATGGCGGGCGGCTTCTAGACCAAGACCAGTATTGGATCCGGTGATTATGACCACCTGCTCGGCAAAGGACTTGGAAGGGAGCGGAGGTGTGACAAAAAGCTGGGAGTAGAGGAAGGAAGGCATGGTGTGGTTGTGTCAGTTGGGTATGGAGTATGCCAGGATGTGGCTGAGGGTTGATATAAAACCGTCCACGTCCAGTGCCACTCTTAATGCCTAACGCCGGGCGGTTACCGGACCTATATTGTAGTGGTCTCACACCATGGAATTAATTGGATAGGCGAAACGATTCTTCCTCCGCGAAAGTGGGTAGGGCTCGGAGTTAACGGATGTACTGTGGGTGTCACATGATTCATAGTATATTCTGCGCATAAATCTAATTTATTCTAACTGTGCATTGGATTGATGATTTCCGTGGCTTGAGCGTTACATGTAGCCCGCTTTGCATGACAAAAAATCTGTGGTACAGGTGAATTAGGAGAGATGTTCCATTAAGAGCGAAGTATGTGACGTACCTGCAGTCCTCGGCCAGATCTGCTTCTGGATCCGTCAATTCGAGATCGAACCGTGACAAGATGCTTGGAATCAGCTGCCAATGTGGTTAGTGCGTGTACCGTTTTGCTTTTAACAGGGTGAAGGTGTACTTTGgacatctccatccagctgATGTCTGTTTCTGTCAGTAAGTTCAGCCTTTTGCCGTTGTGATGCTCACTTTTCCCTAAACACATCCTCGCACCGGATCCAAAGGCGAAAAAAAACCGTTCTACATGTACATTAGTATCAAGTCTCTGTCTTCACAGAAGCAATGCCCTACGCATATCACCACTTTTATCTTCGAGCCATCGGTCCGGGCGGAATGAATCGGCATCGTCCCCGTAAACAGCTTTATTCCGATGCACTGCCCAGGGATTCGCACCGATTATCGTCTATTGTCATTAGCCCGGTATTGAAGCAAGGATCTGGATTGTGCGTACCCCTTCTGGGATGAAGTGCTCATCGATTACAATGCCGCCTGCTGGTGTAACTCGTGGAAGGCTCATTCCCACAGCAGGATGCAATCGGAG is a window of Aspergillus puulaauensis MK2 DNA, chromosome 4, nearly complete sequence DNA encoding:
- a CDS encoding fumarylacetoacetate hydrolase family protein (COG:Q;~EggNog:ENOG410PU9T;~InterPro:IPR011234,IPR036663;~PFAM:PF01557;~go_function: GO:0003824 - catalytic activity [Evidence IEA]); this encodes MPYWTHLIRFVAVEDGETHLGQLVDSSRDIGEDSISEVPIKAFRIEGSVHGGRVTEEVLQVSRLLSPIDPQECSYIRCIGLNYKKHAQEASIAIPDVPALFSKPRTAIADPFPGTIKIPKFAQDGTSDYEAELVVVIGKSARDITAEAAPAYILGYTVANDVSARATQMKSAMPSFSKGLDSSCPLGPVLVSSEALTNPQSLSVKTIYNGKTMQDGSTSDMIFSVYELVSYLSQGTTLEPGTILLTGTPEGIGYFRSPRVFLGDGDEIRISIDGIGTLVNKIEYE
- a CDS encoding putative short-chain dehydrogenase/reductase family protein (COG:Q;~EggNog:ENOG410PNK2;~InterPro:IPR036291,IPR002347;~PFAM:PF08659,PF00106;~go_process: GO:0055114 - oxidation-reduction process [Evidence IEA]); amino-acid sequence: MPSFLYSQLFVTPPLPSKSFAEQVVIITGSNTGLGLEAARHIARLGASKVILGVRNISAGEAARQDIESSTGRHNAVEVWQLDLSDYDSVVSFAERAQKLPRLDAVIENAAIATQNFESAGGHERTITVNVISTVLLGILLLPKLRQTARDYPAAPTPRLSVVVSEVHAWSKFPEWQSPRGIFPALDDEENARMGERYPTSKLVAILALRELVSRMSGDGSVVVNMVNPGFCHSQLGRNASGLTSLQMNLLKMVLARTTEVGSRTLVAGGSAGKESHGMYMTDGVVENDNLSAFVRSSDGMAAQKRVWDELAAIVQEIMPGVMGYL